One Eubacteriales bacterium mix99 genomic window carries:
- a CDS encoding ABC transporter permease subunit translates to MSLSENKKHGNTSKSRKHFFIRLSRDYELYLFLLPAILYYIIFAYGPMYGVQIAFKDFNGSQGIWGSSWVGLKHFKNFFQSYYFWPLIRNTLTVSIYTLVAGFPVPIILALMLNEVKNEKFKSLVQTVTYAPHFISIVVLVGIITIVMSPNYGIVNLGLQALGFEKHNFMTDPKAFRHIYVLSGIWQSTGWNSIIYIAALSSVDPAIHESAVIDGASRLQRIWHINVKSIVPTMVILLILNAGSIMNVGFEKVFLMQNDLNSTTSDVISTYIYRRGMVKADYSFSTAVGLFNNVVNFILLMLVNTVSRKLGETSLF, encoded by the coding sequence ATTTCATTATCTGAAAACAAGAAGCACGGAAACACAAGCAAATCCCGGAAGCACTTTTTTATCAGGCTTTCCAGAGACTATGAATTGTATCTGTTTCTGCTGCCGGCGATTCTTTACTACATTATCTTTGCCTACGGCCCAATGTATGGAGTCCAGATCGCTTTCAAGGATTTCAATGGGTCTCAGGGAATATGGGGGAGCTCATGGGTTGGATTGAAACATTTTAAAAATTTCTTTCAGTCCTATTATTTCTGGCCGCTGATCCGGAATACCCTTACGGTTTCCATTTACACTCTGGTGGCGGGGTTCCCGGTGCCTATTATACTGGCCCTCATGTTAAATGAAGTGAAGAACGAAAAGTTCAAGAGTCTGGTGCAGACGGTGACCTATGCACCGCATTTCATTTCCATTGTAGTACTGGTCGGGATTATCACTATTGTCATGTCGCCGAATTATGGCATCGTGAACCTGGGGCTTCAGGCTCTGGGATTTGAAAAGCACAACTTCATGACCGACCCGAAAGCATTCCGGCATATCTATGTATTGTCGGGCATCTGGCAAAGTACGGGGTGGAATTCCATCATATATATTGCCGCCTTGTCCTCTGTGGATCCTGCCATTCATGAATCGGCAGTGATTGACGGAGCATCCAGATTACAGCGGATCTGGCATATCAATGTTAAATCCATTGTGCCGACCATGGTCATTCTCCTGATCCTGAATGCAGGCTCCATAATGAATGTAGGATTTGAAAAGGTTTTCCTGATGCAGAATGATCTGAACTCGACGACGTCCGATGTGATCTCCACCTACATTTATCGCCGTGGTATGGTGAAGGCAGATTACAGCTTTTCCACCGCGGTTGGCCTGTTCAACAATGTTGTCAACTTTATTCTGCTGATGCTGGTCAATACGGTATCCCGGAAATTGGGGGAAACAAGTCTGTTCTGA
- a CDS encoding helix-turn-helix domain-containing protein: protein MKGPNKKIRDKIAKLANIVTPLKNGTFARYLFSYIILLLIPISVFTFMIYNYDINYFTKSIISQDMEHTKKIMNNVDQEIESLYGNVMQMSSEGIFKTSYQIEHPSGFYDIRARLKSVEASNRFIDQILFYNKSLGCIYTSNAIYTFDDFYKYGSTYENYTEEEFRRVLNSIGRKYKWIPQQSVYYNKTMNSSITYIIPMNWSSINTYSMILYHINADHLNDLIGGGRSHAGDVLITTDNDLILFHSGKNLSPEIAGLLIERAHKKDHIAAIIKSKKYLVSCVPSDSTGLTYYSITLMDVALSEVRRLTMIFLSGTLFIILISMFAIKVFMHFNYDPVRQLSGIAKSVFPASSGDRDDILVAQNALIHLSDDNAKAEKEKHELMQEKLLLRLLSGGMENIEAFNALGAKVGLSFTGTCFCVMIFRSDSGCQEGNVEYISYEPIVKDELSGFETYMMTYYKELILIASGSDFDSCLLREKSEQIVKDLETDFHIHFTAGIGNVYHDISSVCKSYFEADIAVKSGEGKRDRCVVLFYELLNPADGIKYPEEELDTLYSAIRSGDTEKINWLMNVFVQIANVANNDTLKICLFKDIITISDKALQDWNSKPLKIKEKYFGILYRPKLDIGRIPQFITNLSRDLIDSINENKDPMDSNMDKILTYINRHYMDNDFSVNKLSDTFEMSISNFSHYFKSRMDQTVSDYINSIRFEKAKELLRNTPLSIQEIANQIGYIQVSGFMRKFKSMEGLTPGSYRKKFADRSPDYERKTEAGVYL, encoded by the coding sequence ATGAAGGGTCCGAATAAAAAAATCAGGGATAAAATAGCAAAATTAGCCAATATAGTAACTCCACTGAAAAATGGGACGTTTGCCAGATACCTGTTCTCTTATATTATACTTTTGCTGATCCCCATTTCTGTGTTCACCTTTATGATATATAATTACGATATCAATTATTTTACAAAATCAATCATCTCGCAGGATATGGAACATACGAAAAAGATTATGAATAATGTTGATCAGGAGATTGAATCACTTTATGGAAATGTAATGCAAATGTCCAGTGAAGGTATTTTTAAAACAAGCTACCAAATAGAGCATCCTTCCGGTTTTTACGACATCCGTGCCAGGCTCAAATCCGTCGAAGCGTCCAACAGATTCATCGATCAGATACTTTTTTATAACAAAAGCCTGGGATGCATCTATACAAGCAATGCCATTTACACTTTTGATGATTTTTATAAATATGGATCCACCTATGAAAACTATACCGAAGAAGAGTTCCGGAGAGTGTTGAATTCCATTGGGAGGAAGTACAAATGGATTCCACAACAGTCCGTGTACTATAATAAAACGATGAATTCCTCGATTACCTATATCATTCCCATGAATTGGAGCAGCATTAATACTTACTCCATGATTCTTTACCATATCAATGCCGACCATTTGAACGATCTTATCGGGGGCGGACGGTCCCATGCAGGTGACGTGCTCATTACCACGGATAACGATCTGATCCTGTTCCATTCCGGTAAAAATTTATCCCCAGAAATCGCCGGCTTGTTGATAGAAAGGGCACATAAAAAGGATCATATTGCTGCCATAATTAAAAGCAAAAAATACCTGGTGTCCTGTGTGCCTTCCGACTCAACAGGCCTGACCTATTACAGTATCACTCTCATGGATGTTGCGCTAAGTGAAGTACGCAGATTAACGATGATATTTCTTTCAGGCACTCTGTTTATTATTTTAATCAGCATGTTTGCAATAAAAGTGTTTATGCATTTTAACTACGATCCCGTGCGTCAATTAAGCGGCATTGCGAAGTCTGTGTTTCCAGCCTCATCCGGTGACAGGGATGATATACTCGTTGCACAGAATGCTCTGATTCATCTTTCGGACGACAATGCGAAAGCAGAGAAAGAAAAGCATGAACTGATGCAGGAAAAATTGCTTTTGCGGTTGCTGAGTGGAGGAATGGAGAACATAGAAGCTTTCAATGCTCTTGGAGCAAAAGTCGGGCTAAGCTTTACCGGTACCTGTTTTTGCGTAATGATTTTCCGCTCTGATTCCGGCTGTCAGGAAGGAAATGTTGAATATATCTCCTATGAGCCAATTGTAAAAGATGAGCTTTCCGGTTTTGAAACATATATGATGACTTATTATAAGGAACTGATCCTTATAGCCTCCGGGTCGGATTTTGACAGCTGCCTTCTCAGAGAGAAATCGGAGCAGATTGTAAAAGATCTGGAAACGGATTTCCATATTCATTTTACCGCAGGGATTGGAAACGTCTATCATGATATTTCATCCGTATGTAAGTCCTATTTTGAAGCGGATATTGCTGTAAAAAGCGGTGAAGGGAAACGGGATCGATGTGTGGTCCTGTTTTATGAGCTTTTGAATCCGGCTGATGGCATAAAATATCCGGAAGAAGAATTGGATACCTTATATTCTGCCATACGTTCAGGAGACACAGAGAAAATCAACTGGTTGATGAATGTCTTTGTTCAAATCGCCAATGTTGCGAATAATGATACACTGAAAATTTGTCTCTTCAAGGATATTATCACTATATCAGATAAAGCTCTGCAGGACTGGAACAGCAAGCCTCTCAAAATAAAGGAAAAATACTTCGGGATATTGTATCGTCCCAAGCTGGATATCGGACGAATTCCGCAATTCATCACGAACCTGTCACGTGACTTGATTGATTCCATTAACGAGAACAAGGATCCAATGGACAGTAATATGGATAAAATCCTGACTTATATCAACAGACACTATATGGACAATGATTTTTCGGTCAACAAGCTATCGGATACGTTTGAAATGTCCATCTCGAACTTCAGTCATTATTTCAAGAGCCGCATGGACCAAACGGTGTCGGATTATATCAATTCCATTCGGTTCGAAAAGGCAAAGGAACTTTTGAGAAATACACCATTATCCATTCAGGAGATTGCGAATCAGATTGGTTATATACAGGTTTCAGGTTTTATGAGAAAGTTTAAGAGTATGGAAGGTCTGACGCCAGGCAGCTACAGGAAAAAATTTGCGGATCGTTCCCCGGATTACGAAAGGAAAACGGAAGCAGGAGTATACTTATGA
- a CDS encoding ABC transporter permease subunit: MESLHILENALHKPAAVRKREYKWKKVRQNYILYLFLLPAVVYILIFHYIPIYGIQIAFKDFEATQGILGSPWVGWIHFRRFFESYQCFDLIRNTLVLSVYSLIAGFPMPIILALILNYSTMNRLKKFTQTVTYAPHFISTVVMVGMILVVFSPTGMVNQFIKLAGGSPKEFIGNPAVFRHLYVWSSVWKNTGWSCIIYIATLAGVNPELHEAAIVDGANKINRIWHIDIPSILPTTIILLILQLGSLMSIGFEKAYLMQNSVNLSVSEIISTYVYKMGIQGAQYSYSTAIGLLNNVINFLLLITVNKIASKVSDSSLW; the protein is encoded by the coding sequence ATGGAATCACTGCATATTTTGGAAAACGCACTGCACAAACCGGCTGCAGTCCGGAAAAGAGAATATAAGTGGAAAAAAGTCAGGCAGAATTATATTTTGTATTTGTTTCTTTTACCTGCAGTTGTCTATATTTTAATCTTTCACTATATTCCAATCTATGGGATACAAATTGCTTTTAAAGACTTTGAGGCAACACAAGGCATTCTGGGGAGTCCATGGGTAGGATGGATCCATTTTCGAAGATTTTTTGAATCTTACCAATGTTTTGATCTGATCAGGAATACATTGGTTTTAAGCGTATACTCATTGATCGCCGGTTTCCCCATGCCCATTATTCTTGCTCTTATCTTAAACTATTCAACCATGAACCGGTTAAAAAAATTCACCCAAACCGTCACCTATGCACCACATTTTATTTCAACAGTTGTCATGGTAGGTATGATACTCGTGGTCTTTTCCCCTACTGGCATGGTTAATCAGTTCATCAAACTTGCAGGCGGCTCTCCAAAGGAGTTTATAGGGAATCCTGCAGTATTCAGACATCTATATGTCTGGTCAAGTGTGTGGAAAAATACCGGATGGAGCTGTATTATCTATATCGCAACCCTCGCCGGAGTGAATCCGGAACTTCACGAGGCCGCAATTGTGGATGGTGCCAACAAAATCAACCGAATCTGGCACATTGACATTCCTTCCATATTGCCAACCACCATCATCCTGCTTATTCTTCAACTGGGTTCCCTGATGAGCATTGGTTTTGAAAAAGCCTATCTGATGCAGAACAGTGTGAACCTGAGCGTATCAGAAATTATTTCCACCTATGTATACAAGATGGGAATTCAGGGGGCACAATACAGTTACTCGACAGCAATTGGACTGTTGAACAATGTGATTAATTTTTTGCTGTTAATCACCGTCAATAAAATTGCTTCGAAAGTCAGCGATTCAAGTTTGTGGTAA
- a CDS encoding carbohydrate ABC transporter permease, whose translation MSVFIKKHQGIKDNRSDFYFNIVVNCMLILALTIVLYPLYFIVIASISDPNAVNNGQVLFLPKNIGFSCYKIIFRDRDIWQGYRNTIFYTVFGTLLGLSVSLPAAYSLSRSDLIGRGWIMKYFVLTMFFGGGLIPTYLVVKSLHLTNTPFVMMILGSVSVYNIIVAKTFFESTIPKELLEAASIDGCPNGKFFFRIVLPLSKPIVAVVTLTYAISHWNSFFNGLIYLSNQSLYPLQLVLREILISSQLVQGENVDPDSIVELMRVAGTIKYGVIIVSSLPVLIIYPFLQKYFTKGIMIGSIKG comes from the coding sequence ATGAGTGTATTTATCAAAAAACATCAGGGTATAAAAGATAATCGCAGTGACTTTTACTTCAACATTGTCGTAAACTGTATGTTGATCCTTGCACTTACTATCGTTTTGTATCCGCTTTATTTCATCGTCATTGCTTCCATAAGTGATCCAAACGCCGTGAACAATGGACAGGTATTGTTTCTGCCAAAGAACATCGGCTTTTCCTGTTATAAAATCATCTTCCGGGACAGGGATATCTGGCAGGGCTATAGGAACACAATCTTTTATACTGTATTTGGTACTTTGTTGGGCCTCAGCGTTTCCCTCCCGGCTGCCTATTCGCTGTCAAGATCGGATTTGATCGGCCGTGGCTGGATCATGAAGTATTTCGTGCTTACCATGTTCTTTGGCGGAGGATTGATTCCCACTTACCTGGTTGTAAAATCGCTGCATCTGACAAACACGCCGTTTGTTATGATGATTCTGGGCTCCGTTTCGGTATACAATATCATTGTTGCCAAGACCTTTTTTGAATCAACCATTCCAAAGGAATTACTGGAAGCTGCTTCGATAGACGGCTGCCCCAATGGAAAGTTCTTTTTCAGAATCGTTCTCCCGCTTTCCAAACCTATCGTAGCCGTGGTCACACTTACCTATGCCATAAGCCATTGGAATTCCTTTTTTAATGGCTTGATTTACTTAAGCAATCAGAGTCTTTATCCTCTGCAACTGGTACTGCGTGAGATCCTGATCAGCAGTCAGCTGGTTCAGGGCGAAAATGTTGATCCCGATTCCATTGTTGAGCTGATGCGGGTTGCAGGTACGATTAAATATGGTGTAATCATCGTGTCCTCTCTCCCTGTATTGATAATCTATCCGTTTTTACAAAAGTATTTTACAAAAGGTATCATGATAGGCAGTATAAAAGGATGA
- a CDS encoding extracellular solute-binding protein, giving the protein MKLKKFIACGLTFLLMVSAFGCSDKKASKDADASTDVPKNMNAADLPILKTPETYTIAIKKDAQSAKNQSEKECSIYSEKKTNVKVNWNEIPSSGWTEKTNVMFASGDLPDAFAGGVDVVKNMKSLVALNPLIEKYGPHIRKMFNKVEGLKKAETAPDGKIYSLPAGDNSPKNLVTDNLYVNQNWLTRLNLKIPATLEEFYDVLKAFKTRDPNGNGKADEIPLAVSEAYYASKLDCLYGMFGTLGNSSYIRIEDGKCIFTPAEEGYYEGLKFFHKLYSEKLMNQDYFTESMDQFTAKGFGPETTEGFVMSWTPNNIMEEERSHSYVPVLPMKGPKGDSLWYRSSEPLGGMSAFTITTKCKEPAVLLRWYDFQNSSLDMVQLWNYGPEGSGCWRKLDDGKWEVTEDNVPEGTSITAYRRTIGTVGTVTYNIYCDPDVEAYENDQRTKKKIETVEATLPFTPKEVMPVGLDTPENVDKRNLLSTDISHYMSQFQADAIMKGINDNDWQSHLNKLKTLKINQYTKLWQDFYNSHK; this is encoded by the coding sequence ATGAAATTGAAAAAGTTTATTGCCTGCGGCCTGACGTTTCTGTTGATGGTATCTGCATTCGGATGCTCCGATAAAAAAGCATCAAAAGATGCCGATGCATCAACAGATGTTCCAAAAAACATGAACGCAGCAGATCTTCCGATCTTAAAAACACCCGAAACATACACCATCGCAATCAAGAAGGATGCTCAATCCGCCAAAAATCAAAGTGAAAAGGAATGTTCCATATACAGTGAGAAAAAAACCAATGTTAAAGTAAATTGGAACGAGATACCTTCAAGCGGCTGGACGGAAAAAACCAATGTGATGTTTGCATCAGGCGATCTGCCTGACGCTTTTGCCGGCGGTGTTGATGTCGTAAAGAATATGAAGTCCCTGGTCGCCCTGAACCCGTTGATCGAAAAGTATGGTCCTCATATCAGGAAGATGTTCAACAAAGTAGAAGGCCTCAAAAAGGCGGAAACTGCTCCGGATGGGAAAATCTATTCCCTTCCTGCAGGGGACAACAGTCCTAAAAACCTTGTCACGGATAACCTGTACGTAAACCAGAACTGGCTCACCAGGCTTAATCTTAAAATCCCTGCCACTTTGGAAGAATTCTACGATGTTCTCAAGGCATTCAAAACAAGGGATCCAAATGGGAATGGAAAAGCAGATGAAATTCCACTGGCCGTGTCAGAGGCTTACTACGCCAGTAAGCTTGACTGTTTGTACGGAATGTTCGGTACCCTTGGCAACTCCAGTTATATCCGTATTGAAGACGGGAAATGCATCTTTACCCCGGCAGAAGAAGGATATTATGAAGGGCTGAAGTTCTTCCATAAACTTTATTCCGAGAAATTGATGAATCAGGATTACTTTACCGAAAGCATGGATCAGTTTACCGCCAAAGGCTTTGGCCCTGAAACGACCGAAGGTTTTGTAATGAGCTGGACCCCCAACAATATCATGGAAGAGGAAAGAAGCCACTCATATGTACCTGTGCTGCCAATGAAGGGGCCCAAAGGGGATTCGCTATGGTATCGGTCTTCTGAACCACTTGGCGGCATGTCCGCTTTTACCATCACAACAAAATGTAAAGAACCGGCTGTTCTGCTCCGGTGGTACGATTTCCAGAACTCCAGCCTTGACATGGTTCAACTGTGGAATTATGGCCCGGAAGGAAGCGGCTGCTGGAGAAAACTTGATGATGGAAAATGGGAAGTTACTGAGGATAATGTTCCGGAAGGGACTTCGATAACCGCGTACCGGCGTACCATTGGTACGGTTGGAACGGTAACCTACAATATCTATTGCGACCCGGATGTAGAGGCTTATGAGAATGATCAGAGAACAAAGAAAAAGATTGAAACAGTAGAAGCCACACTGCCCTTTACTCCCAAAGAGGTCATGCCTGTTGGCCTGGATACTCCTGAAAATGTGGATAAAAGGAATCTGCTCTCAACCGATATTTCACACTATATGAGCCAATTTCAGGCGGATGCAATTATGAAGGGTATTAATGATAATGATTGGCAAAGCCACTTGAATAAGCTGAAAACTCTTAAGATCAATCAGTACACGAAGCTATGGCAGGATTTCTACAATAGTCATAAATAA